The sequence CACGCCCGAAAAACTCTCGTCTTCGTTTGCCGAGGTTGCGAAATCCGTCGAATCCGCCGTTGTCAATATCGACACGCGCTCGAAAAGCTCGGAGATCGGGATCAAGGACAATAGCGGCGGAAAGGCGGATGGGATCGACGAAATGCTGCGCCGCCAGGAGCGTCGGCAGTCGGTCGCGGTCGGCAGCGGCTTCATCTTCGACAAATCGGGCTTTATCGTCACGAACTCGCACGTCGTCGAAGACGCTGCAAGGATCTTCGTACAGCTTCCGGGCGGCGAGGAGTTCGTCGCAACACTCGTCGGGATCGATGAGGAAACGGATCTTGCGGTGCTCAAGATCGATGCCGGCCGCGAACTTCCGGTACTCAGATTCGCTGATTCCGAAACATCACGCGTCGGCGATTGGGTGCTTGCCTTCGGTTCGCCGTTCGGGCTCGCGAACACGGTCACGGCCGGCATAATCTCGCAGGTAAAACGCGAAACGCCGGGGACTCCGCTCCGGCCGTTCCAAAAATTCATACAGACGGACGCCGCCATAAATCGCGGAAACTCGGGCGGGCCGCTCGTCAATATGAACGGCGAGGTAATCGGAATCAATTCGCAGATCGCAACATCGACCGGCGACAGCAACGGAATCGGCTTTGCGCTTCCGTCCAACGAGGCGGCGCGGGTTTTGCGGCAGATCGTCGAGTACGGAAAGGTCCGACGCGGGTATTTGGGCGTCAATATGGACTCGGTAAAAGCCGAGTTCGCAAAGGTTTACGGTTTGGACGAAGCGCGTGGAGCGGTGATCACGAACATTTCGGACAAGCGAAGCGCGGCGGCTGTCGCCGGACTTCTTGCGGGCGACATCATTCTCGAGGTTGACGGCAAAAGGATCGCGGACGCACAGGATCTGATCGAAAAGGTCGCCGCGAGCGCGCCTGACCAAACCGTCGAGATGACGATCATTCGCGAGGCCGGAGCTAAGCTTGAACGGATGTCGCTTCCGGTGAAACTCGGTGAACGTCCGACAGTTACGAAGCAACTGCCAAATAGCGAGCGTCGCGTCCTACCGGTCGATGGCCGGACGGAACCGTTGAACCCGTTCGGACTGACGATGTCCGAACTGACGCCGACGATCGCCGCGGCATACAAGATCGAAGGGCAGAAGGGCGTTGTTGTCAAAACGATCAGCCCGACGAGTTTCATTGCCGATGTTCGCGCCGCGAACGGAGACGATGCGTTGCGTGAAGGAGACGTCATCGTTCGCGTCAACCGCGTTCCGGTCACTGATCTGAAGACGTTCAATGATGTCGCCGGCAAATTGAAAAAGGGCGATGCCGTGGTCCTGAATGTGCTCAGCGTCAACGCCGCGCGCGTTTCGGTTCCGAAGATCGTTCAGTTTACGGTCCGCTGATTTGTCGGGCGAATGTCATTTGACGATTAACAATTTAGAATCAACGATTTACAATTCACAAAGTTATGTCCAAAACAAAAGAATCGAAAAAGAAAACTACCAAAACACCGACCTACCACAACTACATCGCCGGCGAATGGGTGAAATCGTCGTCGGGCGAATGGTTTGAAAATTTGAATCCGGCCGATACGACCGATGTCGTCGGTCGTTTTCCGAAATCGAACGCGGAAGACGTAAACCGCGCCGTCGATGCCGCGAAATCGGCCGCCACGCGCTGGCGCCGGACTCCGGCCCCGAAACGCGCCGAGATCCTTTTCCGGCTCGGCGAGATTCTGCGCGAGAACAAGGACGAATTCACGCGCCAGATGACGCGCGAGATGGGCAAGGTTTTGAAAGAAGCCGGCGGCGATGTTCAGGAAGCGATCGACTGCACTTATTACACGGCCGGCGAAGGCCGCCGTCTTCACGGATTCACGACGCCGGCCGAAATGCCGAACAAATTCGCGATGTGCGTCCGCCAGCCGGTCGGCGTCTGCGGTCTGATCACGCCCTTCAACTTCCCGATGGCGATCCCGTCGTGGAAACTGATCCCGGCGCTCGTGTGCGGCAACACGGTCGTCATCAAATCGGGCGAAGACGTGCCGCTTTCGACGATAAATCTCGTCAAGGCGTGCGAAGAGGCCGGAATTCCGAAAGGTGTCGTCAACGTCGTCAACGGTTTCGGCGATGCCGGCGCGGCGCTTGTGAGACATCACGACGTGCGCTTGATCTCGTTTACGGGTTCGACCGATACCGGCCGCATCATCGCCGAAAAATGCGCCGCCGACAACAAGATCGTCTCGCTCGAAATGGGCGGCAAGAACGCGATAATCGTGATGGACGACGCCGATATCGACAACGCGGTCGACGGCTCGCTGTGGGGCGCGTTCGGAACCAGCGGCCAGCGTTGCACCGCTTCGTCGCGGCTCGTCGTGCACAAGAAAATCTACAAGAAATTCTGCGAAAAACTCGTCGAACGCGTCAAGAAACTCAAGGTAGGCAACGGACTAGATCCGAAAACCGAGGTCGGACCTGTGATCAATCAAAAGCAGATGGAAAAGATCCTCGGCTACATCGAGATCGGCCAAAAGGAAGACAAGGCGACGCTCGCGGTCGGTGGAAGCCGTCTGACGAAGGGCGACTATAAGAACGGCTGGTTTATCGAGCCGACGGTCTTCACGAACGTCGACCGCAATCATCGCGTCGGCCAGGAAGAGATCTTCGGGCCGGTGACGTCGGTCATTCCGTTCTCGACTCTCGAAGAGGCGATCGACATCGTCAACGACGTCAAATACGGACTTTCGTCGGCGATCTACACGCAGGACGTCAACCAGGCGTTTTACGCGATGCAGGAACTCTACACGGGCATTTGTTACGTCAACTCGGCGACCATCGGCGCGGAAGTCCACCTCCCGTTCGGCGGGACGAAGGGAACCGGCAACGGCCATCGCGAAGCGGGAACCCAGGTGCTCGACATTTTCAGCGAATGGAAGGCGCTGTACATCGATTACTCGGGCAAACTGCAGAAAGCGCAGATCGACGAGGTTGAGATCTGACGGACCGCGGGCAACGGAGCGCGGGCATCCTGCCCGCCCGCGCAGCAAAAGCCGAGCTTGAATTAAAGGGAACGCGCGGGCAGAGATGCCCGCGCTCCGTTCGCCAAAATATTCGCTGATGCCTTTTTCTTATTCCGCAAAACAACGTAAAATCGACCAACATAGGCATTACTTATCACAACATAACTCTGGAGAATTTTTTGCACAATGAAAATCGGATTACCTAAAGAGATCAAAGACAACGAGTATCGGGTTGGTTTGACCCCGGCGGGCGTGAATGCGCTGACGAATTCGGGGCATGAGGTTTTTGTCCAAAGAACGGCCGGACAGGGGTCGGGTTTTAGCGACGAGAATTACGTCAACGCCGGCGGGATCTTGCTCGATACAGCGGACGAAGTTTGGGCGACTGGCGATATGATCGTCAAGGTCAAGGAACCGATCGCGCCGGAGTATCCGCGGATGCGCGAAGATCAGGTTCTGTTCACATATTTACACCTGGCGCCGGAATTCGAACTCACGAAGCAGATGATGAACCGCAAGGTCACGGGGGTCGCGTACGAAACGATCACCGACAAACTGGGCCGTCTGCCGCTGCTGACGCCGATGTCGGAGGTGGCGGGCCGGATGTCGGTTCAGGTCGGCGCGACATACCTTGAAAAAATGAACGGCGGACGCGGAATTCTGCTTGGCGGCGTCCCGGGAGTGCCGGCGGCGAACGTTGTCATCATCGGCGGCGGCGTGGTCGGGACCGAGGCCGCGAAAATGGCCGTTGGACTTGGCGCGCACGTGACGATCATCGACATCAATCTCGATCGCCTGCGTCAACTCGATGACATTTTTCTTTCGAAGGTTCAAACCCTTGCCTCGTCGCGTTATGCGATCCGCGAAGCGATCTCGCACGCCGATCTCGTCATCGGCGGCGTTCTCGTCGTCGGCGCCGCGGCCCCGAAACTCGTCACGCGCGATATGCTGAAGGACATTCCGAACGGCGCTGTTTTGGTCGATGTCGCCGTCGATCAGGGCGGCTGTTTCGAAACGACGCACGCGACGACGCACTCGAATCCGACTTTTTACGAGGAAGGCGTGCTTCATTACTGCGTTGCGAATATGCCGGGCGCGGTTCCGCGAACCTCGACCTTTGCACTCACGAACGCGACGCTGCCGTACGCGCTCGCGCTCGCCAACAAAGGCTTCGCACAAGCAATCGCCGACGATGCCGGACTCAAGGAAGGCGTCAACACCTTCGCCGGAAAATGTACATACGAAGCGGTCGCGACTTCGCAGAACATTGAATACACGCCGCTCGATGATCTGCTCGGATAGTTTTTGAGAGATTGCCGCTTTTTGAAGCGCCGATTTTTCGGGAGCGAAACGAATCACGAATAAAAAACACCACGTGGGACGAAAGCCCTACGTGGTGTTTCCGCTCATCCCGGATTACGCGAAAGAGAATGCCGCCCGCGAATTCTCGCAAATGAACCGTCGCCGGGAGTTACGGTGCTGGCGGCAAACCTGGCGCGTGGTTTCGCGCAAAGATCGCTAAATCCGCAAAGAATTCAGCACTGCGACGAATTCGAAAACAAATTTGACTTCGCTTTTTCGACGGCATTGGAATCAATCGATCTTCTCATTGCCGATCAGTCGCTCAAGTGTTCGCAGCAAGGTCTCTTGCAAATTCGTGTCTTTCGTCAGAAAAGCGTCGGAAAACCGGCCGTCATTCGCGTTTTCTTCGAGCCCACTGAGGATCACGCAAGGTAGCGGACGAGATTCCGGCCTCGCTTGGATCAAGCGGCATAACTCGTATCCGGACAGATTCGGCATAATCGCATCCGCGACGACGGCATCGAAAACGTTCTTGTTAATGAGTTCCATCGCGACCAGGCCGTCTTCCGCCAGATCAACGGCGTAGCCCGCCTTTGTTAAAATGATCGCGATGAACCTGCGCATCGAAGAATCGTCTTCCGCAAGCAGAATGCGCTTTTTATTACTGGTCGCCATAGACACACCGAGCCCCTCCAAACATTGGAAACAAATGTCTTTGGGGATAGACGAACGATCGTGAGGGTTGATTTAGCTTAAATAACTTGCCAAGCTTTTGTCAATCAACATAAACTTGACGTTTCCTTATGTACGAATTTGCCGTTACACCGGCCGTTACACAAGTCAGACGCGCCGGCGTGATCATTACGGATGTCGCTCCGGACTCTCTCGGCGTCGAGCTCGGACTTGAAAGCGGTGACCGCATCGTCAAGGTGAACGGGCGTTCGATCCGCGATTATCTCGATTTTCGATTCCAGACGTCTGGTGAGACCGAACTCGAATTCACCGTCAAGAAATCAAACGGCGAGACCTGGGAGATCGAACTCGATCGGGAAGAAGGTGAAGATTTCGGGCTCGGATTCGAACAGATCGTGCCGCGCCAATGCGCCAACGAATGTCTTTTCTGCTTCTGCAAGGGAAATCCCGAAGACGCGCGTCCGTCGCTTTTCGTGCGCGACGAAGATATCCGGCTCTCGTTTTTGTACGGGAATTACACGACGCTCTCGTCGATCACGCCCGACGAGATGAAGCGGATCGTCGAACAACGCCTGTCGCCGCAGTACGTTTCGGTCCACGCGACGGATCTCAAGACGCGTGCCTATCTGCTTGGTGTCGATGAAAAACGGGCGGACATTTCCGACAAACTTCAGTTTCTTTTGGACAACGATATCGAGATCCACGCGCAGGTCGTACTCTGTCCGACGATCAATGACGGCGCACAGCTTGAGAAGACGCTGCGCGATCTGGCGGCGAGCTATCCGAAGGTTATCTCGACGGCCGTCGTTCCGGTCGCGCTGACGCGCTACAACAAAGACGACCGACTGACGCGCGTGACGCCAGAATTCTGTCGCGCGACGATCAAGCAAGTCGAGAAGCTGCAGAAGGAATTTCGCAAAGAGCTGGGCGCAACGTTCGCTTTTCTCGGTGACGAGATCTACATTAAGGCGGGCGCACCGATCCCTTCGCGGCGGCATTACGGAAACTATCCGCAGATCGAAGACGGCGTCGGGATGATCCGTTCGTTTCTGAACAGGTTCGAGAAGCTTGTCGGAACCTTGAATGGCGGCGGCGCATTGACGAAACGCTCCAATCGAATCGACGCCCGGACCCATCTCGCCGCGTTCGTGCCGGAAAATCTAAAATCCAAAATCCAAAATCCAAAATCGAAAACCGGATCGATCCTGACCGGCGAAATGTTCGCGCCGATCCTCAGAACCGAAATCGAAAAGATCAATGCTTTGACGGGCGCGAGATTGAGCGTCCTTGCGGTTCCCAACACGTATTTCGGCGGTGATGTTTCGGTCTCGGGCCTGCTCACCGGACAGGATTATCTGGCCGTCAGGGGACAGGTCACGGGCGATTTTGTGATTATCCCGAAACATACGATCAAATCGGACGAACCGATTTTGCTCGACGGAATGACGTTCGACCAACTGAAGGAATCGTTCGAAGTTCCGATCTATGCCTTCGATCTTGAGGAACTCGCCGCCTTTGCGTTGAAGCTAAAGTAGACTTTTCAGTCGCTTGCACGACGTGACCAACTGCGATCGCTGATTCTCGGCCTCGCTAAATCTCCCGCCACGAATTTCCGCGAGCAGTGCTGTCGCGCCTGTTTCGATCTCTTTCGCCGATTCTTTGTGGACCGGATCTTCGACGTCTTCGATCATACGTGCCGCGTGATGCGCAAGATCGCACCTTTGGGTGTTCCCCAGATCTTCGACCCGGTTGCTGTTAAGTTCGGTGATAAGTAGCGAGATCCGCGTGAACGGACTGAGTCCTTTTGCCATTCGAAAAACTCCTTTCGTTTTGTGGCCAAAAGTCACTCAATGCGGCGATCTCCGTTTGATATGAGAAAAGAAGCGAGCCAGTCTTCGTTCGAGTCTGAGCCTAGGTCAAGCGGCGGGCGTTGTCAAATTCAGGTTCCCGTCGAACCGTCGACGCTGTGCTTCGAATCGTCGGAAATATCGATCTCGGTCCAGTTTAGGCGCTTGACGAACTTTCGTTTGCGGACGTCGCAATCGGTTTTCGTGCAGATCTCGCAGGACGATTCAACGCAGGGGTCGGTGTGAACAAACATCTCGATGCTCTCGCCGAATTTGGTGTCAATCAGCCGTTCGAGATCGTCGACGTCTTCGTGCGCATCTCGTGTGGTCAGATACCACGGCACCGTCAGATGGCAGTCGATGTGCAGCGTGTTGCCGTATTTGATGATGCGGAGATTATGGAGGTCGATCCAATTGTCGCGGCGCGATTCTTCGAGGGTCGCGACGACCCTTTTCAGAAGTTCTTCGTCGGCCTCGTCCATAATCCCCGCGATCGAACCGCGGAGAATCTTGTAACCGGTGTAGATGATCACGCCGCCGAAGATCAGCGCGACCACGCTGTCAAGCCAGGCGAGTTTCGTAAACAGGATCAGGATGAGTCCGATGATGATGCCGATCGTTGAGTATGTGTCGGACTGCAAATGCTTTCCGCTCGCGACGAGGGCCAGTGAATTGTTCTTTTTGCCTTTTCTGACGGCAATGGCACCGACACCGTAATTGACGAAGGCCGTAATCGTGACGAGGATGATTCCGTAATCGAGCGAACCGATCTCGTGCGGGTGCCAGAGGTTATTGATGGCTTCATAAATGATCACGAGACCGGCGACGGCGATCAGTGTTCCCTCGATCGCCGCCGAGACGAATTCGACCTTGCCGTGACCGTAGGGGTGATTCGCGTCGCGCGGCTGGGCCGAAAGATAAAGACTGTAAAGCCCGACGAAGCCGGCGGTGACGTTGATCGTGCTCTCAAGCGCGTCGGTCAGGATCGCTACCGAATTCGTCAGATACCACGCGATGAATTTGATAACGAACAGCGCAACCCCGACCGCGGCGACGATCTTTTGAAAATTGTAGTTTTCTCGTGAGACTTCCAAGCTAATTTGATTGTAGATCGTTGAGCGCGAATTGTTAATTTCGGATTCAAGATTCAAGAAAGATTTCAGATTCCGGATTCCAGGTATCCGGATTCCAGCGTTTAGGATTCCAGATTCCAGGATTCCAGGATTCCAGGATTCCAGGATTCCAGATTCCAGATTCAAGATTTCAGATTCCAAGAATTCAAGATTCCAAGAATTCAAGAATGATTCAAGATTCCAGGATTCCAGGATTCCAAGAGCCTGTCGGAAAAATCGATTCAGTGTGCGGAGCAAACGCACATACGATAGCACCACGCGAAGCGGAGCGGAACGTGGTGTCAGCCGCGATCACCTCCAGCGAGCGTGTGAAACACGCGGAACTGTTGCAAAAACGAGAGTTACGCGTGTTACACACGCTTAGGACGTCGGTTAGACAAGCCACCACGTTCCGCTCCGCTTCACGTGGTGTTATCGCAAGTTCGCGTGCTTCGCACGCTTGAAGAAGTAATGCCCGTTCCCAAACGGCTTTCTCCGACAGGTTCCCAAGATCCAGATTCAAGATCCAAGATTCCAAGGATTCCAAATCCAGATTCCAAATTCCAGATTCCAGATCCGAATTCAAGATTCCAGAATTTCAAGGGTTCCAGATTGGGATCCCGAATCGCGTTGCAATCGCGTCGAGTCGGTACCATCTGCGGTAGCGGATGGTTGGTTGCGGCACTCGCGGACCGCAGTATTGATACCAACCTATCTTCAACCATCCGCTACCGCAGATGGTACCGACTCGTCCCGACCCCGCATACAAAGAACCCGTGGGTTTTTCAAAGCTCCAGATTCAAGATTCCAGATTGAAGGATCTCGAGTCCGGGCGTTTTAGATTTCTTGAATCGTGGAATCTGGAATCTTGGAATCGAAAATCCCAAATCCCAAATCCCAAATCCCAAATCCCAAATCCCAAATCCCAAATCAGCGGTTCTTGACCGCGATGATCTCGGCCGCGATCGATATGGCGATCTCTTCAGGCGTTCGGCTGTTGATCGGAAGCCCGATCGGCGTCCGGATCCGTTTTAGCCGTTCGCCTTCGAAACCCTCCTTTTTCAATGAGTTCAGCAGAACCTTCATCTTGGCCTTGCTTCCCAAAACCCCGAAGTATTTGAAGTTCTTGTCAACAAGGCGACGGATGACGATCTCGTCGAAGCGGTATCCGAGCGTCATTGCGACGACGTAATGGTCCTCGCCGGAGTCGATCATCTGGTCGATCGACTCGTATGAGTCAATGATCGTTTTGCGATCCGCGAAGACGTTCTTCTCGACCGTGTTGAGTTCGTTTCGGTCATCGAACAACTCGATGTGAAAATCGAGTTTCGCCATCAACTCCGAAAGTGCAAGCGCGCAATGCCCGCCGCCGACGATGAAAAGTCTCGGCTTTCGACCGATCGTTTCTTCATAAACGAACTTCGAAGCTCCGCCCTTAGAAGTTCCGCCGTATGGAGTTCCGCCTTCAGGCGGCCCTTCCTCCGCCACCCAGAACCCGATTTCCGACGAACCGAAGTCATCGGAGATCGCCAGCCCGCGTTCAGTGATCTTGAACCGGATCACCCGCGATTCGCCGAGCGCGTCGCAAATCGCACGTACCGTCGGCAGATCACCCGCGTCGAGCGCGCAGACGATCACCGTCTGGCTTCCCGAGCAGATCATCCCGCTCGCGTCCGGAACATTCGGCCGGTGAACAAGCGTTTGGATTTTGGATTTTGGATTTTGGACTTCGGATTCGTCGGTGCGATCGTTGCGCGCTTGATCGACGAGCGCAACCTCCATCACACCGCCGCCGATCGAGCCAATCATTTCGTCATCGGCGACAACCATTTTGAATCCCGCGCGGCCGGGCGAACTGCCTGAACTCTCGGCGACGACGATCAAGATCGCGCGTTCGCCCGAATCCAGACGTTCGCGGGCAAAGTTCCAGAGTTCCGATTCAAACCTCATTCGATGCATTTTACTTCGTTTTCTGTCTGATCGCGACGGGTACTCGGACGTTGCCCGAACTGCGGGCCAACGCCGGAGCGCGGGTTGAAGAAGGCCAGATTGTGCGTTAAGGAAGTGTCTTTCCCGCGAAATACGCCAAAGGCGCGAAAAATGGCATTCTTTCACCTTGTTCTTCGGAAAATTCGCGGGAAGTTCCTTCAACCCAGATTACTCATTAAACTCAATTTCCCGCGAAATACCCAAAAACAACATCAAAAATGGCATTTTTGCGGTTTTGGCGTGTTTCGCCGGAAAGAGATTTTCTATTACGTAATTTGGGTTCAAATGCGTAAATTCGGATTTGGCCGACCGTTACGATCCGTACAGATTCATCAGGATCTTTTCCGGAGTCAACGGCGCGTCGAATGGCGGCAAACTCTCTTGATTGAATGCTTTGACGGCTTCGCGGAGGGCGAAATAGGCGCCGATGCCGTACATCAGGGGCGGTTCGCCGACGGCCTTTGAATTGAAAACCGCGAGATTTTCCTTGAGATTATCCAGCGAGACCACCTCGATCGTTTTCGGAGCCGAGTAAACATCGGGAATCTTGTAGGTTGAGAGCGCGTTCGAACGCAAACGGCCGATTTCATCGTAAACGACCTCTTCCATCGTCATCCAGCCGATTCCCTGAACGATGCCGCCCTCGATCTGACCGAGGTCGACCGCCGGGTTCATCGATTGACCGAAGTCGTGGCAAACCTTGACGTAATCGAATTCGTAGGTTCCGCGAAGGCAATCGACCGTAACGCCGACGATCGCCGTTCCATAAACGTGATATGCGAACGGATGGCCTTTGGCAACCGACCAGTCGAAACCGATTCCCGGCGTCGCGTAATGTGCGTGCTCGCTGAGATTGACGCGTCGCAAATGCGCCTCGTTCACAAGTTCGACCCAGCTCGGAGCGCTTGGAGTTCCGCCTTCAGGCGGCCTTCCAACCATCGATGCCTCAACTTCCTTTAGCCTTTCAAGAATCGTCCCGCAGGCGATCGCCGTCGCCTTGCCGTTCAGATCGGCCGCCGCCGAAGCCGCCGTCGGCGACGTGTTGGCGATCCGCAAAGTATTGGTCGTGTGGACCTTGATAAATCCGATCGGGATGCCGAAGACGTTCGCCGCGACCTGTGCGATCTTGGTGTTCACGCCCTGTCCCATTTCGACCGCGCCGGTCGAAACCGCGACCGTTCCGTCGGTGTAAACGTGGACCAGCGAACGCGCCTGGTTCATCGGCGTTTTAGTGAACGAGATCCCGAAACAGACGGGCTGGATGGCGACGCCTTTTTTCAGATACTTGCTCGATGCATTGAATTCAAACGCATCGCGTTTGAGACGTTCGAATTCGTATTTCGCGTCGGCCTGCATCCAGCTTGTTTCGGCCTCGGATTCAGCGATCTGGCCGTACGGGAATTCGTCGCCGGTCTTTAGGAGATTGCGGCGTTGGACCTCGTCTTTCGCGACGCCGAGCTTCTCGGCAGCGTGCGCGATCGCCGATTCGATGACGAACATTCCCTGCGGTCCGCCGAATCCCCGAAAAGCCGTGTTCGGCGGCAGGTTCGTCTTGCAAGAATAGGCGACGGCCGAAACGTTCGGGATAAAATACGAGTTCGAGCAGTGGAAAAGCGTGCGTTCGAGAACCGGAAGCGAGAGGTCGCACGCCGCGCCTGCGTTTTGGAAGAAGGTCACGTCATACGCGACGATCTTCAGATCGGCATCGAGCCCGATTCTGTAATCGGCCGAGTACGGATGCCGTTTTCCGGTCATCCGCATATCATCCATCCTGTGCAGCGCGAATTTCACCGGACGCCTTGTGATCTGTGTGCCGACGGCGCAAATGGCCGCCCAAGCGTTTGCCTGATCTTCCTTGCCCCCGAAGCCGCCGCCGAGTCTCGTCACGTCGACCTCGATCAGATTCATCGGCAGCGCCGTAACCCTCGCAACCGCGCGCTGGACCGCCGTCGGACCCTGTGTCGACGAATAAACGCGGATTCCGTCGCTCTCGGCCGGAATCGTAAAGGCGCCCTGAGTTTCGATGTACAGATGCTCCTGGCCGCCCGAATGGGTGCGGCCTTCGAAAACGTGCGCGCAGCTCTTGAGTGCCGATTCGGCGTCGCCGAGTTTGAATCGTTTCGGCGGCGCGATCAGGCTGTTTCTTGCAAATGCCTCGCGTTCATCGGTGATCGCTTCGAGCGGTTCGATCTCGACCGAGATCAGTTTCGCCGCGGCACGCGCCTGCTCGTCCGTTTCGGCGAGCACGATGGCGATCGGCATTCCGCAGAAATGAACTTCGTCTTCCGCAAGCAGGGGTTCGTCCGGCAAGATGCCGCCGATCTGATTCTCGCCGACAAGATCCTTTGCGGTGATAACCCGTGCGACGCCTTTTGCAGTTTCCGCTTTGCTCGTGTTGAGGGCCGTGATTCGACCGTGGGCAACCGGCGAGTCGAAAACGCACGCGAAAAGCGTCCCTTCGACGACCGGAATATCGTCGAGATAAACCGATTCGCCGCGTACATATGATTTTGAGTCAAGGTTTTTCATTACGAATTAGATGGTAGACGGTAGACGGTAGACGGTAGAGGGTAGACGGTAGACGGTAGAGGGTAGACGGTAGACGGTAGACGGTAGAGGGTAGACGGTAGACGGTAGAGGGTAGACGGTAGAGGGTAGACGGTAGACGGTAGACGGTAGACGGTAGACCGCCAACCTCTCACTGCTCACCTCTCACCTCTCACCTCTCACTGCTCACCTCTCACTGCTCACCTCTCACTGCTCACCTCTCACTGCTCACCTCTCACTGCTCACCTCTCACCGCTCACCTCTCATTGCTCACCTCTCACTCACT is a genomic window of Acidobacteriota bacterium containing:
- a CDS encoding molybdopterin-dependent oxidoreductase, which gives rise to MKNLDSKSYVRGESVYLDDIPVVEGTLFACVFDSPVAHGRITALNTSKAETAKGVARVITAKDLVGENQIGGILPDEPLLAEDEVHFCGMPIAIVLAETDEQARAAAKLISVEIEPLEAITDEREAFARNSLIAPPKRFKLGDAESALKSCAHVFEGRTHSGGQEHLYIETQGAFTIPAESDGIRVYSSTQGPTAVQRAVARVTALPMNLIEVDVTRLGGGFGGKEDQANAWAAICAVGTQITRRPVKFALHRMDDMRMTGKRHPYSADYRIGLDADLKIVAYDVTFFQNAGAACDLSLPVLERTLFHCSNSYFIPNVSAVAYSCKTNLPPNTAFRGFGGPQGMFVIESAIAHAAEKLGVAKDEVQRRNLLKTGDEFPYGQIAESEAETSWMQADAKYEFERLKRDAFEFNASSKYLKKGVAIQPVCFGISFTKTPMNQARSLVHVYTDGTVAVSTGAVEMGQGVNTKIAQVAANVFGIPIGFIKVHTTNTLRIANTSPTAASAAADLNGKATAIACGTILERLKEVEASMVGRPPEGGTPSAPSWVELVNEAHLRRVNLSEHAHYATPGIGFDWSVAKGHPFAYHVYGTAIVGVTVDCLRGTYEFDYVKVCHDFGQSMNPAVDLGQIEGGIVQGIGWMTMEEVVYDEIGRLRSNALSTYKIPDVYSAPKTIEVVSLDNLKENLAVFNSKAVGEPPLMYGIGAYFALREAVKAFNQESLPPFDAPLTPEKILMNLYGS